One Oleidesulfovibrio alaskensis DSM 16109 genomic region harbors:
- a CDS encoding S41 family peptidase encodes MRLSLWTATFIVFLTLTVSIGPGNATDGPGRFESLKRFSQVLDLVERFYVSDVSRDELMEGAIRGMLQNLDPHSAFLDAAEYREMQESTSGEFFGIGIEITQQNDRLVVVAPIADTPAARAGLRAGDIILAVDGKLTQEMTLRESVSRIRGPRGSTVKLTILHEGENSPETVSIERDSIPLISVKSHELEPGYLWVRLSRFSERTTNELHDAIREERKRGPIKGLILDLRNNPGGLLDQAVHVADTFLSEGTIVSIKGRIESNNRDFKATAQATDVKAPLVVLVNAGSASASEIVAGALRDHKRGLLLGERTFGKGSVQNVIPLADGSGLKLTIALYHTPDGTSIQAEGVEPDIKLPFVQPAREEESKAKHPFGIMREKDLARHLENGEDKKSPETERDKESVASLERDNQLRMALQLVKQLPRLQAIH; translated from the coding sequence ATGCGTTTGTCCCTGTGGACAGCCACGTTTATTGTTTTTCTGACGCTGACCGTGTCCATCGGGCCGGGCAATGCCACGGACGGTCCCGGCCGGTTTGAGTCGCTCAAGCGTTTCAGTCAGGTGCTTGACCTTGTCGAACGCTTTTATGTGAGCGATGTTTCACGCGACGAACTGATGGAAGGTGCCATCAGGGGCATGTTGCAGAACCTCGATCCCCATTCTGCGTTTCTGGATGCCGCGGAATACCGTGAAATGCAGGAGAGCACTTCCGGCGAGTTTTTCGGTATCGGTATCGAGATAACCCAGCAGAACGACAGGCTTGTTGTTGTGGCACCCATTGCCGATACTCCCGCAGCCCGTGCCGGACTGCGGGCCGGTGATATCATTCTGGCCGTGGACGGCAAGCTGACGCAGGAAATGACTCTGCGCGAATCTGTCAGCAGGATTCGCGGCCCCAGAGGCAGCACCGTCAAACTGACCATTCTGCACGAAGGCGAAAATTCGCCCGAGACTGTCAGCATAGAGCGTGATTCCATTCCGCTTATCAGTGTGAAGTCTCATGAACTTGAGCCGGGCTACCTGTGGGTGCGTCTCAGCCGCTTCAGCGAGCGGACCACCAACGAACTGCATGACGCCATACGCGAAGAACGTAAGCGCGGTCCCATAAAAGGCCTTATCCTTGACCTGCGCAACAATCCGGGCGGGCTTCTTGATCAGGCCGTGCATGTGGCCGATACATTCCTTTCCGAAGGTACCATCGTCTCCATAAAAGGCCGTATCGAATCCAACAACAGGGATTTTAAAGCCACTGCGCAGGCCACTGACGTAAAAGCTCCGCTGGTTGTGCTGGTGAACGCCGGATCCGCTTCTGCTTCTGAAATCGTTGCCGGTGCACTGCGCGACCACAAGCGCGGGCTGCTGCTGGGCGAGAGGACGTTCGGCAAGGGCTCGGTGCAGAACGTCATTCCCCTTGCAGACGGTTCCGGTCTTAAACTGACCATTGCCCTGTACCATACGCCTGACGGCACTTCCATTCAGGCGGAAGGGGTCGAACCCGATATCAAGCTGCCTTTTGTCCAGCCTGCCAGAGAAGAAGAAAGCAAGGCAAAGCATCCTTTCGGCATCATGCGTGAAAAGGACCTTGCACGACATCTTGAAAACGGCGAGGACAAAAAGAGCCCCGAAACCGAGCGGGACAAGGAATCCGTAGCAAGCCTTGAGCGCGACAACCAGCTGCGCATGGCTTTGCAGCTGGTCAAACAGCTGCCGCGCCTGCAGGCTATCCACTAG
- a CDS encoding murein hydrolase activator EnvC family protein: protein MRGFVVRAVLVALLCCCTAVTAVQAQDLTRSIREQQQKAKEREARLKKLSKQEARLSRDMQTTEARIRSLEKSIAESEKKLAKVEASLQETGERLKRLSADTRAVQDDLGRLLATLWPLDIQRRSAGVIPPEGWDAASRRYVWTRSLYEKVDARQKELARRQAEVESVLAERQTLADEARSRLEAVNAVKKDLLQNKLSYRRKLQTVQKSKASAEAELHNVLDVIRSLNFRLEKQRGGRDIALLKGILPWPADGDVAVRYNLKASPPVRGVGLRVHKNAPVKAVAWGKVMHNDVLRGFGRVVILMHGTDYYSLYAYLSDSFAEVGENVKQGAVIGTAGYYPDVNGDGLYFELRFHQKAINPETWLTAVK, encoded by the coding sequence ATGCGTGGATTTGTGGTGCGGGCTGTTCTGGTGGCCCTGCTGTGCTGCTGCACGGCTGTTACTGCCGTTCAGGCGCAGGACCTGACGCGTTCCATCAGGGAGCAGCAGCAGAAAGCTAAAGAACGTGAAGCCAGACTGAAAAAACTGTCAAAACAGGAAGCGCGTCTGAGCAGAGACATGCAGACCACAGAAGCGCGTATCCGCAGTCTGGAAAAAAGCATTGCCGAAAGTGAGAAAAAGCTGGCAAAGGTGGAAGCCTCACTGCAGGAGACCGGAGAGCGCCTGAAGCGGCTTTCGGCTGATACACGTGCCGTGCAGGATGATCTGGGCCGTCTGCTGGCCACGCTGTGGCCTTTGGATATACAGCGGCGCAGTGCCGGTGTTATTCCGCCGGAAGGCTGGGATGCGGCAAGCCGCAGATATGTGTGGACCAGATCGCTGTACGAAAAGGTGGATGCCCGTCAGAAGGAACTGGCCCGCCGTCAGGCCGAGGTGGAAAGCGTGCTGGCCGAACGCCAGACGCTGGCTGACGAAGCACGGAGCAGGCTGGAGGCGGTGAACGCGGTCAAGAAAGACCTGCTGCAGAATAAGCTGAGCTACCGGCGCAAGCTGCAGACAGTGCAGAAAAGCAAGGCAAGCGCCGAGGCGGAACTGCACAATGTGCTTGATGTCATCCGCAGTCTGAACTTCCGGCTGGAAAAGCAGCGCGGCGGCAGAGATATAGCACTGCTGAAGGGCATTTTGCCATGGCCTGCCGACGGGGACGTGGCAGTGCGGTATAACCTGAAGGCTTCACCGCCTGTACGCGGTGTGGGACTGCGTGTGCACAAAAATGCTCCGGTAAAGGCTGTGGCCTGGGGCAAGGTGATGCATAATGATGTGCTGCGGGGGTTCGGCAGGGTTGTCATCCTGATGCACGGCACGGATTATTACAGCCTGTATGCATATCTTTCGGACAGTTTTGCAGAGGTGGGGGAGAATGTGAAACAGGGCGCGGTCATCGGTACAGCGGGATACTATCCCGATGTGAACGGAGACGGATTGTATTTCGAATTGCGTTTTCATCAAAAAGCAATTAACCCTGAAACGTGGTTAACAGCCGTAAAGTGA
- the sppA gene encoding signal peptide peptidase SppA, with protein sequence MRYMAVFMILVSLLATGCASGVKLFGGPEALKEYQLQGSGDAKIVVLPVAGVIDNKPERGIFADKPGLVQSVVARLRMAEMDPAVRAVILTVDSPGGSVTSSDVLYNEIMRFKQRTGTRVVALQMDMATSGGYYVSIAADRIIAHPSTITGSIGTIFMRPNVTGLMEKIGVQAVTTKSGAHKDIGSPFRENTPEEQAILQNMVTTLNSRFIKLVSERRELQGRESSYSDARIMTAREALELGLVDSIGYFDNAVAAAHELAGLDEASVVVYRREPFPNDTPYNTITAQAGSAPLVEMPLARPLNVPSTGFYYLWAPEYAR encoded by the coding sequence ATGCGTTATATGGCTGTTTTTATGATTCTTGTGTCATTGCTTGCCACAGGATGCGCATCGGGGGTCAAGCTTTTCGGCGGCCCCGAAGCTTTAAAAGAATACCAGCTGCAGGGCAGCGGCGATGCAAAGATTGTTGTGCTGCCCGTTGCCGGTGTTATCGATAACAAACCGGAACGCGGAATTTTTGCCGACAAGCCCGGTCTGGTGCAGAGTGTCGTAGCCCGCCTGCGTATGGCGGAAATGGACCCCGCTGTCCGCGCAGTGATACTTACGGTTGACTCCCCCGGAGGCAGCGTCACCTCAAGCGATGTGCTGTATAATGAGATAATGCGCTTCAAACAGCGTACCGGCACCCGTGTGGTGGCCCTGCAAATGGATATGGCCACTTCCGGCGGGTACTATGTGTCCATTGCCGCAGACCGTATCATTGCGCATCCGTCGACCATCACCGGCAGCATCGGGACCATTTTCATGCGGCCCAACGTGACGGGGCTGATGGAAAAGATAGGCGTGCAGGCTGTGACTACAAAGTCCGGGGCGCACAAAGACATCGGTTCGCCGTTCAGGGAAAACACTCCCGAAGAGCAGGCCATTCTGCAGAATATGGTCACAACGCTCAACAGTCGCTTTATAAAGCTTGTCAGCGAACGCCGCGAACTGCAGGGCAGGGAATCCAGCTATTCCGACGCCCGCATAATGACAGCGCGGGAAGCCCTTGAACTCGGGCTTGTGGACAGCATAGGCTACTTTGACAACGCCGTTGCCGCCGCGCATGAACTGGCCGGTCTTGATGAGGCGTCTGTGGTTGTGTACCGCCGCGAACCGTTCCCCAACGATACGCCGTACAACACCATCACCGCGCAGGCAGGCAGTGCTCCGCTTGTGGAGATGCCGCTGGCCCGTCCGCTTAACGTGCCTTCCACAGGGTTTTATTATCTGTGGGCGCCGGAATACGCCCGTTAA
- a CDS encoding ABC transporter ATP-binding protein: MLEIKNLRVKIGDVEVLKGINLHINDGETFILFGPNGSGKTTLLMTLMGFGNYTVTGGQILFKGHDITHMPMYERARLGIGMSFQRPPTIHGLKTRHMVRMCGQGREVDVDGLARKVNFENFLERDINAGFSGGEIKRSELLQLMAQQPDLVLFDEPESGVDLENMALIGKTARQLLDGVPPASCSMKEHRARCKTAGLIITHTGYILEYVNADRGQVMYNGQLCCEARPRDILDHISKHGYEECLRCLTPTEGTIRETM; encoded by the coding sequence ATGCTTGAAATAAAAAATCTTCGTGTGAAGATCGGCGATGTTGAAGTGCTTAAAGGCATCAACCTGCACATCAACGACGGCGAAACCTTCATTCTGTTCGGTCCCAACGGCTCCGGCAAAACCACGCTGCTGATGACGCTGATGGGCTTCGGCAATTATACCGTCACCGGCGGGCAGATACTTTTCAAAGGGCATGACATCACGCATATGCCCATGTACGAACGCGCCCGCCTCGGCATCGGCATGTCGTTCCAGCGTCCTCCCACCATCCACGGGCTGAAAACCCGCCACATGGTCCGCATGTGCGGACAGGGACGTGAAGTGGATGTGGACGGGCTGGCCCGCAAGGTCAATTTTGAAAATTTTCTTGAGCGCGACATCAACGCCGGTTTTTCCGGCGGCGAGATCAAACGGTCCGAGCTGCTCCAGCTTATGGCCCAGCAGCCCGACCTTGTTCTTTTTGACGAACCGGAATCCGGTGTCGACCTTGAGAACATGGCTCTGATAGGCAAAACAGCCCGCCAGCTGCTTGACGGTGTGCCCCCCGCAAGCTGCAGCATGAAAGAACACCGCGCCCGCTGTAAAACCGCCGGACTCATCATCACGCATACCGGCTATATTCTGGAATATGTCAACGCCGACCGCGGACAGGTCATGTACAATGGCCAGCTGTGCTGCGAAGCCCGCCCCCGTGACATTCTGGACCATATTTCCAAGCACGGCTACGAAGAATGCCTGCGCTGTCTCACCCCTACAGAGGGCACAATCAGGGAGACCATGTAA
- the proC gene encoding pyrroline-5-carboxylate reductase: MKNTVLGCIGCGNMGGAIMRGLAGVEGLQLAGFNRSAPKVEALRDEIGLEPAPDAVALARRADIILLGVKPDQICDVIGQVRPVLDAGKVLVSIAAGVSLEAMRSAAQGAAPVVRVMPNTPAMVGRGIYGMCLDDPALSAEAATAVRNLFAAIGKVIVLPEQKFEAFTAVAGCGPAYVFHMMEAVIEAAVTVGFTRQQATEMVTELFSGSCALAEQTGMHPSLLREMVTSPAGTTIAGTNHLDRTAVRGHIIDAVLAAYEKGLAMRR, encoded by the coding sequence ATGAAAAATACGGTTCTGGGGTGTATCGGTTGCGGCAACATGGGCGGCGCCATCATGCGCGGTCTTGCCGGGGTGGAAGGATTGCAGCTGGCCGGCTTTAACCGCAGTGCCCCGAAAGTGGAAGCCCTGCGGGATGAAATAGGCCTTGAGCCTGCTCCTGATGCCGTGGCGCTGGCGCGGCGTGCCGACATTATTCTGCTGGGCGTCAAGCCTGATCAGATTTGCGATGTTATAGGGCAGGTGCGTCCTGTTCTGGATGCCGGCAAGGTGCTGGTTTCCATTGCCGCCGGTGTTTCGCTGGAAGCCATGCGCAGCGCTGCTCAGGGGGCGGCCCCGGTGGTGCGGGTGATGCCCAATACGCCGGCCATGGTCGGCAGGGGCATTTACGGCATGTGTCTGGACGATCCCGCCCTGTCTGCAGAAGCCGCAACCGCTGTCCGGAACCTGTTTGCAGCCATCGGCAAGGTGATTGTACTGCCCGAACAGAAGTTCGAGGCATTTACCGCTGTGGCCGGATGCGGTCCCGCCTATGTCTTTCATATGATGGAAGCTGTCATCGAAGCCGCGGTAACCGTAGGGTTTACGCGGCAGCAGGCCACAGAAATGGTGACGGAGCTGTTTTCCGGCTCGTGCGCTCTGGCCGAACAGACGGGAATGCATCCTTCGCTGCTGCGCGAGATGGTCACTTCTCCGGCCGGAACAACCATAGCCGGAACCAACCACCTTGACCGCACCGCTGTGCGGGGACACATCATTGATGCCGTGCTGGCAGCCTATGAAAAAGGTCTGGCCATGCGCAGATAG
- the ndk gene encoding nucleoside-diphosphate kinase produces the protein MAERTFAIIKPDATRRNLEGPILSVIQQNGLRVVAMKKMRLTREQAEGFYHVHKERPFFASLTDFMTSGPIVAMVLEGDNAVARWRELMGATNPENAAEGTIRRQFAEGLEANSVHGSDAAETAAFEMGYFFNAMEITG, from the coding sequence ATGGCAGAAAGAACCTTTGCCATCATCAAGCCTGACGCCACAAGACGCAATCTTGAAGGCCCCATTCTGTCCGTCATTCAGCAGAACGGACTGCGCGTGGTCGCCATGAAAAAAATGCGGCTGACAAGAGAGCAGGCCGAAGGCTTTTATCATGTTCATAAAGAGCGCCCCTTTTTCGCCAGCCTGACGGATTTCATGACATCAGGCCCCATTGTGGCCATGGTGCTGGAAGGGGATAATGCCGTGGCCCGCTGGCGTGAGCTGATGGGGGCCACCAATCCTGAAAATGCGGCAGAAGGCACCATTCGCAGACAGTTTGCAGAAGGACTTGAGGCAAACTCGGTACACGGTTCCGACGCTGCCGAAACTGCTGCATTTGAAATGGGCTACTTCTTTAACGCCATGGAGATAACCGGCTGA
- a CDS encoding divergent polysaccharide deacetylase family protein — translation MTTPSGSGGNFISRIRRVLDRFRSSTAQRSGGADSAGGLLANRFVLAAVAFACGVLLTGVLLLAYFSLSGTASAPADAEQAQSGEALPSVRDLLDPSSLPYEESLGSSLDQTVKQVDYALLRTLERLDLPRRALGLQRVEVRSHNGEEYHFQQLEIRLGNGHDDFIAGLRTALATWVPAATLQQAAGGAWRISLDGVVTHALAFAVLQEQEPQPPVDGQHRGTSEAVTPLPEAQDDAGSPDAVVTDRSESGAAATQIQERENDLPRLAIVIDDIGESMRAVERLVALEYPVTLSIWPRATYARRAADYGWQHGCEIMIHQPMEPVGYPRVNPGPGALFVSMTPDQIHTVLGENLGMVPHAVGINNHMGSRFTQDDAGVQAVVDELRGRKLFVLDSVTHGGSVLYRKAAAAGLHAFRRSVFLDVVRDKKSIMHQLDKAAGVALRQGTAIAIGHPTPETLAALEEWQRVRSRKIQIVSVAGLDKVRHRRQ, via the coding sequence ATGACGACGCCGTCAGGCTCCGGTGGCAATTTTATATCACGCATCAGGCGTGTTCTGGACAGATTCAGGTCTTCCACGGCACAGCGGTCCGGCGGAGCAGATTCCGCGGGCGGCCTGCTGGCCAACCGTTTTGTGCTGGCAGCGGTGGCGTTTGCCTGCGGCGTGCTGCTGACCGGCGTGCTGCTTCTTGCGTATTTCAGTCTTTCCGGTACGGCTAGTGCCCCTGCCGATGCTGAACAGGCACAGTCGGGCGAGGCTCTGCCGTCTGTCCGCGATCTGCTCGATCCTTCGAGCCTTCCCTATGAAGAATCGCTGGGCAGCTCGCTGGATCAGACCGTCAAGCAGGTGGACTATGCTTTGCTGCGCACGCTGGAACGGCTGGACCTGCCCCGCAGGGCACTGGGGCTGCAGCGGGTCGAAGTACGGTCGCACAACGGAGAGGAGTATCATTTCCAGCAGCTGGAGATAAGACTCGGCAACGGTCATGATGACTTTATTGCCGGGTTGCGTACGGCTCTGGCCACATGGGTTCCGGCCGCGACTTTGCAGCAGGCCGCCGGTGGCGCATGGCGCATTTCGCTTGACGGTGTGGTGACGCATGCACTGGCTTTTGCCGTGCTGCAGGAGCAGGAGCCGCAGCCTCCGGTCGACGGACAGCACAGAGGCACATCAGAGGCCGTCACACCCTTGCCGGAGGCGCAGGATGATGCCGGCAGCCCCGATGCCGTTGTCACGGACCGGTCCGAAAGCGGAGCCGCTGCAACGCAGATTCAGGAGCGGGAAAACGACCTGCCCCGTCTTGCCATAGTCATAGATGACATAGGTGAAAGCATGCGGGCTGTGGAGCGTCTTGTGGCGCTGGAATATCCGGTGACGCTTTCCATATGGCCGCGTGCAACCTATGCCCGCCGCGCCGCTGATTACGGCTGGCAGCACGGGTGCGAGATAATGATCCACCAGCCCATGGAGCCGGTGGGCTACCCCCGTGTGAATCCGGGACCGGGAGCCTTGTTTGTCTCCATGACACCGGATCAGATACATACTGTGCTAGGCGAAAATCTGGGTATGGTGCCCCATGCCGTAGGCATAAACAACCATATGGGGTCGCGTTTTACGCAGGACGATGCGGGAGTGCAGGCCGTGGTGGATGAACTGCGCGGCAGAAAGCTGTTTGTGCTGGACAGTGTGACGCATGGCGGTTCTGTGCTGTACCGTAAGGCGGCGGCAGCCGGATTGCATGCATTCCGGCGCTCGGTGTTTCTTGATGTGGTGCGTGACAAAAAAAGCATTATGCACCAGCTGGACAAAGCTGCCGGCGTGGCACTGCGTCAGGGCACGGCCATTGCCATAGGGCATCCCACGCCTGAAACGCTGGCCGCGCTGGAAGAGTGGCAGCGGGTGCGCAGCCGCAAGATTCAGATTGTCAGTGTGGCGGGGCTTGATAAAGTGCGGCATCGCAGGCAATAA
- a CDS encoding SufB/SufD family protein, with protein sequence MSKIDLSRYAFDGGTADSIADLTTLSSEDKQRLLYAGIDVNQNKLGGSFMHMNHSGVHCQSRQEGLEIMDIKDAYNKYDGLPEYWWKMVDPDKDEFTRAAHEHLHGGYFIRARKGVKVQDPVQSCLFIKDSGLAQNVHNIVVVEEGAELHVLSGCATAHGAKDTAHMGISEFYVKKGGKLTFTMIHNWGDDTAVRPRSGGVMEEDCVFLSNYVLLKPVRDLQMYPSITLNGSGSVARFNSVMVTPPGSYVDAGNRIILNAPDTRAEIIARTLTTGGTVINRGFIGGYNVPAKGHLECKGLILGGGRIHAIPELDATIDGVELSHEAAVGKIAQEEIEYLMARGMDEDEATSTIVRGFLNVDIMGLPHELEDAIRQQIDQLDAGDAM encoded by the coding sequence ATGAGCAAGATAGATCTTTCGCGCTACGCCTTTGACGGCGGCACCGCCGATTCCATTGCCGACCTGACCACCCTTTCCAGCGAAGACAAACAGCGCCTTCTGTACGCCGGTATCGACGTGAACCAGAACAAGCTGGGCGGCAGCTTCATGCACATGAACCACTCGGGTGTTCACTGCCAGAGCCGGCAGGAAGGCCTTGAAATCATGGATATCAAGGACGCGTACAACAAGTACGACGGGCTGCCCGAATACTGGTGGAAAATGGTCGATCCCGACAAGGACGAATTTACCAGAGCTGCACACGAACACCTGCATGGCGGCTACTTTATCCGTGCCCGCAAGGGCGTTAAGGTACAGGACCCCGTGCAGTCGTGCCTGTTTATCAAAGACAGCGGCCTTGCCCAGAACGTGCATAACATAGTCGTTGTGGAAGAAGGCGCCGAACTGCATGTGCTTTCCGGCTGTGCCACCGCTCACGGAGCCAAAGACACCGCCCATATGGGCATATCTGAATTTTATGTGAAAAAAGGCGGCAAGCTGACGTTCACCATGATTCATAACTGGGGCGACGATACCGCCGTCCGCCCGCGCTCCGGCGGCGTGATGGAAGAAGACTGCGTGTTTCTGTCCAACTACGTGCTGCTCAAGCCCGTCAGAGACCTGCAGATGTACCCCAGCATCACGCTGAACGGTTCCGGTTCCGTGGCGCGGTTCAACTCCGTCATGGTAACCCCTCCCGGCAGCTATGTGGACGCAGGCAACCGCATCATTCTTAACGCCCCCGACACACGCGCCGAAATCATCGCCCGTACGCTGACCACCGGCGGAACCGTCATCAACCGCGGATTCATCGGCGGCTACAATGTGCCTGCCAAAGGGCATCTGGAATGCAAAGGCCTTATTCTGGGTGGCGGACGCATCCATGCCATTCCCGAACTGGATGCCACCATCGACGGTGTGGAGCTGTCTCACGAGGCGGCCGTGGGCAAAATTGCGCAGGAAGAAATTGAATACCTGATGGCCCGCGGGATGGACGAAGACGAAGCCACCTCCACCATTGTCCGCGGCTTTCTTAATGTGGACATCATGGGACTGCCGCACGAACTGGAAGACGCCATCCGCCAGCAGATAGATCAGCTGGATGCCGGCGACGCCATGTAA
- a CDS encoding Smr/MutS family protein, with translation MTDTFNNPFAEIDNNEFPEAEREDQTAGTAPDEELDDAGLFAQALQGLERPAKDRNQAPQQGRRTAEQSSGGMLLGEHEAFRRVQNRTPRSGTQERKDKVQQKSRAAVTRRAAQPVSTPDDDALFGQAMTGVAPLTSRGREVNPEAALNAKTTLSSDPRASLQEFMEGKVQFQIEYTDEFIQAHVQGLDPVVMGKMRAGHYSPEGHLDLHGQNIIQSYSAMVQFIQTSYTKGKRCVLLIPGRGKNSPEGYGVLRDKVQTWLTRDPFKRVVLAFCTAQPKDGGAGALYVLLRKFKKSSGKIHWNRTPSDADLFL, from the coding sequence ATGACCGACACATTTAACAATCCCTTTGCAGAAATTGACAACAACGAATTCCCCGAAGCAGAAAGGGAAGACCAGACTGCAGGTACTGCTCCTGATGAAGAGCTGGACGACGCCGGACTTTTCGCACAGGCGTTGCAGGGACTCGAGCGTCCCGCAAAGGACAGAAATCAGGCTCCGCAGCAGGGCCGCAGAACCGCAGAACAGTCATCCGGCGGTATGCTGCTGGGAGAACATGAGGCTTTCAGACGCGTGCAGAACAGAACGCCCCGCTCCGGCACGCAGGAGCGCAAGGACAAGGTGCAGCAGAAATCACGCGCGGCAGTGACCAGACGCGCCGCTCAGCCGGTTTCGACTCCGGACGACGATGCCCTGTTCGGACAGGCAATGACGGGGGTTGCTCCGCTTACTTCCCGCGGGCGCGAAGTAAACCCGGAAGCCGCCCTGAATGCCAAAACCACGCTGTCGTCCGACCCGCGCGCAAGCCTGCAGGAATTTATGGAAGGCAAGGTGCAGTTCCAGATCGAATACACCGACGAATTCATTCAGGCGCATGTGCAGGGGCTTGATCCCGTCGTTATGGGTAAAATGCGTGCGGGACACTACAGTCCCGAAGGTCATCTTGATCTGCACGGCCAGAACATCATCCAGTCGTATTCCGCCATGGTGCAGTTCATCCAGACAAGCTACACCAAAGGCAAGCGCTGTGTGCTGCTTATACCCGGACGCGGAAAGAACAGCCCCGAAGGTTACGGCGTTCTGCGGGACAAAGTGCAGACATGGCTTACACGGGATCCGTTCAAACGGGTGGTACTGGCTTTCTGCACCGCCCAGCCCAAAGACGGCGGTGCCGGTGCCCTGTATGTGCTGCTGCGCAAATTCAAAAAAAGCTCGGGGAAAATACACTGGAACCGCACCCCCAGCGATGCGGACCTGTTTCTGTAA
- a CDS encoding endonuclease III domain-containing protein gives MNRETLLMQMFGAMLARLGPSGWWPAGSPFEVAAGAVLTQNASWTNAGQALQRMRSADMLSESGVAAAAPDTLEELVRPAGFYRQKAATLRRLVQFLYEEADGDIRNLAGTSMDSLRARLLDIKGIGPETADSILLYALDMPSFVVDAYTRRICVRHGLLPEDVQYAEMREFFMDVLPADVSVYNEYHALLVRVAKEWCRKTHPRCDSCPLRQFLEYEVVC, from the coding sequence ATGAACCGAGAGACACTCCTGATGCAGATGTTCGGCGCCATGCTGGCCCGTCTGGGCCCCAGCGGCTGGTGGCCTGCCGGTTCCCCTTTTGAGGTGGCGGCGGGAGCGGTGCTGACCCAGAATGCCAGCTGGACCAATGCCGGGCAGGCTCTGCAGCGGATGCGGTCTGCGGACATGCTTTCCGAATCGGGCGTGGCCGCAGCGGCACCTGACACGCTGGAAGAGCTGGTGCGGCCTGCGGGTTTTTACCGGCAGAAGGCCGCCACCCTGCGGCGGCTTGTACAGTTTTTGTACGAAGAAGCGGACGGTGACATCCGCAACCTTGCGGGAACTTCCATGGACAGTCTGCGCGCGCGGCTGCTGGACATAAAAGGCATAGGGCCTGAAACGGCAGATTCCATTCTGCTGTACGCGCTTGATATGCCCAGCTTTGTGGTGGATGCGTATACGCGGCGTATCTGCGTGCGGCACGGCCTGTTGCCCGAAGATGTGCAATATGCCGAAATGCGCGAATTTTTCATGGACGTTCTGCCTGCGGATGTATCAGTATACAATGAATATCATGCCCTGCTTGTACGTGTGGCCAAAGAATGGTGCCGCAAAACGCACCCGCGCTGCGACTCCTGCCCGTTACGGCAGTTTCTTGAATACGAGGTGGTCTGCTGA
- a CDS encoding metal-dependent hydrolase codes for MPGYKAHLAGGAAVAGGALGGLLYCDIISASPLTLAALFSVALLATMFPDTDTESKGQNLFYAIMATVDVVLILNKEYEWAALLGLFAMLPALGKHRGWTHSWWAMLIVPLPLILLPMAFYHTPWEASMPFYLAAVTGYGTHLVLDALF; via the coding sequence ATGCCGGGGTACAAAGCTCATCTGGCAGGGGGTGCCGCCGTAGCGGGCGGGGCACTGGGCGGCCTGCTGTATTGCGACATCATATCGGCCTCTCCGCTCACGCTGGCGGCGTTGTTTTCGGTGGCACTGCTGGCCACCATGTTTCCCGATACCGATACAGAATCCAAAGGACAGAACCTTTTTTATGCCATCATGGCCACTGTGGACGTTGTTCTGATACTGAACAAAGAATACGAATGGGCAGCGCTGCTGGGGCTTTTTGCCATGCTGCCCGCGCTGGGCAAACACCGGGGCTGGACACACAGCTGGTGGGCCATGCTCATTGTTCCGCTTCCGCTTATTCTGCTGCCCATGGCGTTTTACCATACCCCATGGGAGGCAAGCATGCCGTTTTACCTTGCTGCGGTCACCGGCTACGGCACGCACCTTGTGCTTGATGCGCTGTTCTGA